In one Micromonospora polyrhachis genomic region, the following are encoded:
- a CDS encoding MBL fold metallo-hydrolase: MADPSAAQQSDSTSAQRPESVAQRPESAARIDHAVTSGTFSLDGQTFDVNNNVWVVGDDTECVILDAPHDVDAILRVVDGRRVRAILATHAHDDHVRVAPALAEATGAPILLHPDDRVLWDLVHPDVAPDGDLHDGQRIEVGGTVLHVRHTPGHSPGACCLYAPDLGAVFTGDTLFAGGPGATGRSYSDFGTIIESIRGRLFDLPAETVVHTGHGDSTTIGAEAPHLDEWLARGH; encoded by the coding sequence ATGGCAGATCCCTCGGCAGCCCAGCAGTCGGATTCGACGTCGGCCCAGCGGCCGGAATCGGTGGCCCAGCGGCCGGAATCGGCAGCCCGTATCGACCATGCGGTCACCTCAGGCACCTTCTCGCTCGACGGGCAGACCTTCGACGTGAACAACAACGTCTGGGTGGTCGGTGACGACACCGAGTGCGTGATCCTGGACGCGCCGCACGACGTCGACGCGATCCTGCGTGTTGTCGACGGCCGGCGGGTGCGGGCCATCCTTGCCACGCACGCCCACGACGACCACGTACGGGTCGCGCCGGCGTTGGCCGAGGCGACCGGAGCCCCGATCCTGCTGCACCCGGACGACCGGGTGCTGTGGGACCTCGTACACCCGGATGTCGCGCCCGACGGCGACCTGCACGACGGGCAGCGCATCGAGGTCGGCGGCACGGTGCTACACGTGCGGCACACCCCCGGGCACAGCCCGGGTGCCTGCTGCCTCTATGCGCCGGACCTGGGCGCTGTCTTCACCGGCGACACCCTCTTTGCGGGCGGGCCGGGGGCGACCGGCCGGTCGTACAGCGACTTCGGCACGATCATCGAGTCGATCCGGGGCCGACTGTTCGACCTGCCGGCGGAAACTGTCGTACACACCGGGCACGGCGACAGCACCACCATCGGCGCTGAGGCCCCACACCTGGACGAGTGGCTGGCCCGAGGCCACTGA
- a CDS encoding NAD-dependent epimerase/dehydratase family protein — translation MRILMIGGSGLVGTMILPHLARQHEIRVLDPRPSAPGPWEYVAGDATDFAAVTEAAVDTDALVYLAMGPLAGWGEVANVAAHFDANVKGLHLALWAAAEAGVRHAVVASSMSVYPNPADDETYPDPDTPPGATDFYGLTKRLGEQVGQAAVAEHGISLVALRLCLPTPDDRWPRDDDRWSRTIATSARDTASAVDAALAYRGHGFTALTISGDAAGRMTNIDAARRLLDWEPQDPTKP, via the coding sequence ATGCGAATACTGATGATCGGCGGATCTGGCCTGGTCGGCACGATGATCCTGCCCCACCTCGCCCGACAGCACGAGATCCGCGTCCTGGACCCTCGACCATCCGCACCCGGTCCCTGGGAGTACGTCGCCGGCGACGCCACCGACTTCGCGGCGGTCACCGAGGCCGCCGTCGACACCGACGCCCTCGTCTACCTGGCGATGGGCCCACTGGCCGGCTGGGGTGAGGTGGCCAACGTCGCCGCCCACTTCGACGCCAACGTCAAAGGGCTGCACCTGGCACTCTGGGCCGCCGCCGAGGCCGGGGTACGACACGCGGTGGTGGCCAGTTCCATGTCGGTCTACCCGAACCCCGCCGACGACGAGACGTACCCCGATCCGGACACCCCGCCGGGCGCCACCGACTTCTACGGGCTGACCAAACGCCTCGGCGAGCAGGTCGGCCAGGCCGCTGTCGCCGAACACGGGATCAGCCTGGTGGCGTTGCGGCTCTGCCTGCCCACGCCGGACGACCGGTGGCCCCGCGATGACGATCGATGGAGTCGTACCATCGCCACGTCTGCCCGGGACACCGCGTCGGCCGTGGACGCCGCGCTGGCGTACCGGGGGCACGGGTTCACCGCGCTGACGATCAGCGGTGATGCGGCCGGACGGATGACCAACATCGACGCCGCCCGCCGGCTACTCGACTGGGAGCCACAGGACCCCACCAAACCGTGA
- a CDS encoding DNA polymerase III subunit beta family protein — MHSIGEMARASGLSVSALRFYDGADVLVPAAVDPTTGYRWYDPQQIVPARMVAGLRRVGMPLAEISQAVAAQRCDPAAVRRLLDAHLRRLEDGLADARRELSRVRDLLDHDETPIATRLTLTGAELAATIDAVRFAIGRDPELPMLNAVWCEVGPETLRLVATDRFRLAVAESAIGQVTGPPAHLLVPATLIDQLRELLIEDEPVELVLTPTVITVELPRHRLAMPTLEHDFPDYRRLLGDRLGGRFGTSGGQQVTVDAPALRAALAPEVAPTVVREHNGVRYDVAILTVNETGGLTVVDGAGLDLDQSGYVGVNGDFLLDALGASGQGQLVLELDGPINPLAIRLPADEGTFSVLMPVRLS, encoded by the coding sequence CTGCACAGCATCGGTGAGATGGCCCGGGCCAGCGGGCTGAGCGTCAGCGCCCTGCGGTTCTACGACGGGGCCGACGTGCTGGTGCCGGCAGCCGTGGACCCGACTACCGGCTACCGCTGGTACGACCCGCAGCAGATCGTCCCGGCCCGGATGGTGGCCGGTCTCCGCCGCGTCGGCATGCCGCTGGCGGAGATCAGTCAGGCGGTGGCGGCCCAACGTTGCGACCCGGCGGCCGTGCGTCGCCTGCTGGACGCGCACCTACGCCGGCTGGAGGACGGGCTCGCCGACGCCCGCCGGGAGCTGTCCCGGGTACGCGACCTACTCGACCACGACGAGACCCCCATCGCCACTCGCCTCACCCTGACCGGCGCGGAACTCGCCGCCACGATCGACGCCGTCCGGTTCGCCATCGGCCGTGATCCCGAGCTGCCTATGCTGAACGCCGTCTGGTGCGAGGTCGGGCCGGAGACGCTGCGTCTGGTCGCCACCGACCGGTTCCGGCTCGCCGTGGCCGAGTCGGCCATCGGTCAGGTCACCGGTCCCCCGGCCCACCTGCTCGTCCCGGCGACCCTGATCGACCAGCTACGAGAGCTGCTGATCGAAGACGAGCCGGTGGAGCTCGTCCTGACTCCGACGGTGATCACCGTCGAACTGCCGAGACACCGCCTCGCCATGCCCACGCTGGAGCACGACTTCCCCGACTACCGGCGACTGCTCGGCGATCGGCTCGGCGGCCGGTTCGGGACATCCGGCGGCCAGCAGGTCACCGTCGATGCGCCGGCACTGCGCGCGGCGCTGGCCCCGGAGGTCGCACCCACCGTCGTACGCGAGCACAACGGCGTACGGTACGACGTCGCCATCCTCACCGTGAACGAGACGGGCGGTCTGACGGTGGTGGACGGTGCTGGTCTGGATCTCGACCAGTCCGGTTACGTCGGGGTAAACGGGGATTTCCTGCTCGACGCGCTCGGTGCCAGCGGCCAGGGGCAGTTGGTGCTCGAACTCGACGGACCGATCAACCCGTTGGCGATCCGACTGCCCGCCGACGAGGGGACGTTCTCGGTGCTGATGCCGGTCCGGCTCTCCTGA
- a CDS encoding LysR family transcriptional regulator: MGRVRDRAPTQWDCVVFATVATYKTKKKAREHLFKDYQEDITIKGIENILKKIDTWLGETTFKEPQKGNLELTVRGKRFLRFAKRIVTSFQEERAPSTERTLPKIVCLPHHVYITSQLECDLRARHPNHEDQIIVAELRLDARGDDGFEDEALFPLTLGHHEIAIGGRTTIYQEELQSDVLYGTQLEVMVPAAYQADQMSLTELVNEYRAMVPPAGSRSRRLLETWITTTRISTPPKEARIVAETYESAMSIQRASDDHQRFGIKSKRVVVAPSDVALPYKAGSRFGGKGVESSRWVPLHHEGRAPKLDVYITTTNPRPKRLDPIVQILREICEKQPHLSGTLRLPQPPAVRTRPTKQ, encoded by the coding sequence ATGGGAAGAGTCCGGGATCGCGCCCCCACCCAATGGGACTGTGTCGTATTCGCGACGGTGGCTACCTATAAAACCAAGAAGAAAGCCCGGGAGCACCTTTTCAAGGATTACCAGGAAGACATCACCATAAAGGGCATCGAGAACATTCTCAAGAAGATAGACACCTGGCTCGGCGAAACAACCTTCAAGGAGCCGCAGAAGGGAAACCTCGAACTGACCGTACGCGGCAAGAGGTTCCTCCGGTTTGCGAAGAGGATCGTCACCAGCTTCCAGGAAGAGCGCGCACCGTCAACCGAGCGAACACTTCCGAAGATCGTGTGCCTCCCCCATCACGTCTACATCACCAGCCAACTCGAATGCGACCTCCGAGCACGGCACCCGAACCACGAGGACCAGATCATCGTGGCGGAACTGAGGCTGGACGCTCGCGGCGACGACGGCTTCGAGGACGAGGCGCTGTTTCCCCTGACCCTTGGCCATCACGAGATCGCGATCGGCGGCAGAACAACCATCTACCAGGAAGAACTTCAATCCGATGTGCTCTACGGCACGCAGTTGGAGGTGATGGTCCCAGCCGCCTACCAAGCGGATCAGATGAGCCTCACCGAATTGGTCAACGAATATCGGGCCATGGTGCCACCAGCAGGCTCCCGCTCTCGAAGACTACTCGAGACCTGGATCACCACGACAAGGATCAGCACGCCGCCAAAGGAGGCCAGAATAGTCGCCGAGACATACGAGAGCGCGATGAGCATCCAACGCGCATCCGACGACCACCAGCGATTCGGCATCAAGTCGAAGCGGGTCGTTGTCGCCCCATCGGACGTGGCCCTACCCTACAAGGCCGGCTCCCGATTCGGCGGAAAAGGCGTCGAATCGTCGCGGTGGGTGCCACTGCACCACGAGGGAAGGGCTCCGAAACTCGACGTCTACATCACCACGACCAACCCTCGCCCCAAACGCCTGGACCCGATCGTGCAAATCCTGAGGGAAATCTGCGAGAAACAGCCGCACCTGTCCGGCACTCTTCGCCTTCCGCAGCCGCCGGCCGTCAGGACACGTCCAACAAAGCAATGA
- a CDS encoding S-(hydroxymethyl)mycothiol dehydrogenase: protein MSQEVRGVIARAKGAPVEVTTIVVPDPGPGEAVVRIQACGVCHTDLHYREGGINDEFPFLLGHEAAGIVEQVGTGVTDVAPGDFVVLNWRAVCGTCRACRRGRPWYCFNTHNAKQKMALTDGTELTPALGIGAFVEKTLVHAGQCTKVDPAARPAAVGLLGCGVMAGLGAAMNTGQVTRGDSVAVIGCGGVGDGAVAGAALAGATTIIAVDTDPRKLDWARRFGATHTVDARQTDPVEAIRELTGGHGADVVVDAVGRPETWRQAFYARDLAGTVVLVGVPTPEMTVELPLLDVFGRGGALKSSWYGDCLPGRDFPLLTQLYLQGRLDLDGFVTEEIALDQVEAAFDKMHHGDVLRSVVVF, encoded by the coding sequence GTGAGCCAGGAAGTACGGGGCGTGATCGCCCGGGCCAAGGGAGCACCGGTCGAGGTCACCACCATCGTCGTACCCGACCCCGGACCGGGCGAGGCGGTCGTCCGGATCCAGGCCTGCGGTGTCTGCCACACCGACCTGCACTACCGCGAGGGCGGCATCAACGACGAGTTCCCCTTCCTGCTCGGCCACGAGGCGGCCGGCATCGTGGAGCAGGTGGGTACGGGTGTCACCGACGTCGCACCCGGCGACTTCGTGGTGCTCAACTGGCGGGCGGTCTGCGGCACCTGCCGGGCCTGCCGTCGGGGCCGACCGTGGTACTGCTTCAACACGCACAACGCGAAGCAGAAGATGGCCCTCACCGACGGCACCGAACTCACCCCGGCGCTGGGTATCGGTGCGTTCGTGGAGAAGACCCTGGTCCACGCCGGGCAGTGCACCAAGGTCGACCCGGCCGCCCGCCCGGCCGCCGTGGGCCTGCTGGGCTGCGGGGTGATGGCCGGGCTCGGCGCGGCGATGAACACCGGGCAGGTGACCCGGGGCGACTCGGTCGCGGTCATCGGCTGCGGTGGCGTCGGCGACGGCGCGGTGGCCGGGGCGGCCCTGGCCGGGGCGACGACGATCATCGCGGTGGACACCGACCCGCGCAAACTCGACTGGGCCCGCAGGTTCGGGGCGACGCACACCGTCGACGCCCGCCAGACCGACCCGGTCGAGGCGATCCGGGAGCTGACCGGCGGGCACGGGGCGGACGTGGTGGTCGACGCGGTCGGCCGACCGGAGACCTGGCGGCAGGCGTTCTACGCCCGGGACCTGGCCGGCACCGTCGTGCTGGTCGGCGTACCCACCCCGGAGATGACCGTCGAGTTGCCGCTGTTGGACGTCTTCGGTCGGGGCGGGGCGCTCAAGTCCAGCTGGTACGGCGACTGCCTGCCCGGCCGGGACTTCCCGCTGCTGACCCAGCTCTATCTCCAGGGTCGGCTGGACCTGGACGGCTTCGTCACCGAGGAGATAGCCCTGGACCAGGTCGAGGCGGCCTTCGACAAGATGCACCACGGCGACGTACTGCGCTCGGTGGTGGTCTTCTGA
- a CDS encoding siderophore-interacting protein, which yields MTDARNKSQVIYATVQRTERLTPHMIRVVLGGDGLSGFGAGAFTDHYVKLIFPPDGVVYPDPLDLAAVRRDLPREQWPRTRTYTVRAWDPTALELTLDFVHHGDLGLAGPWAAQARPGDQIMLRGPGGAYAPSPDADWHLLAGDESALPAIAAALERLPVDAPARVFVEVAGPDEEQKLVTEGAAEIVWLHRGGRVVGEALVEAVRALEFLPGAVHAFVHGEAHFVKELRHLLRVEHSLPKEALSISGYWRRGVDEDGWQSSKGEWNQRIEEAEEQLVGAAR from the coding sequence GTGACGGACGCCAGGAACAAATCCCAGGTCATCTATGCTACGGTGCAGCGTACCGAGCGGCTGACCCCACACATGATCCGCGTGGTGCTGGGTGGTGACGGGCTGTCCGGGTTCGGTGCCGGGGCCTTCACCGATCACTACGTCAAACTGATCTTCCCACCGGACGGGGTGGTATACCCGGACCCGCTGGACCTGGCGGCGGTCCGTCGGGACCTGCCCCGCGAGCAGTGGCCCCGGACCCGGACGTACACCGTGCGGGCCTGGGATCCGACGGCGTTGGAACTGACCCTCGACTTCGTCCACCACGGCGACCTGGGGTTGGCCGGACCGTGGGCGGCGCAGGCCCGCCCGGGTGACCAGATCATGCTGCGCGGACCGGGCGGGGCGTACGCGCCGAGCCCGGACGCCGACTGGCACCTGCTGGCCGGGGACGAGAGTGCGTTGCCGGCGATCGCCGCCGCGCTCGAACGGCTTCCGGTCGACGCCCCGGCCCGGGTCTTCGTCGAGGTGGCCGGTCCGGACGAGGAGCAGAAGCTGGTCACCGAGGGGGCGGCCGAGATCGTCTGGCTGCACCGCGGGGGCCGGGTCGTCGGGGAGGCGCTGGTCGAGGCGGTACGGGCGCTGGAGTTCCTGCCCGGCGCGGTGCACGCGTTCGTCCACGGCGAGGCACACTTCGTCAAGGAGTTGCGCCACCTGCTGCGGGTCGAGCACAGCCTGCCCAAGGAGGCGCTGTCCATCTCCGGCTACTGGCGGCGCGGCGTCGACGAGGACGGCTGGCAGTCGTCCAAGGGCGAGTGGAACCAGCGGATCGAAGAGGCCGAGGAGCAACTGGTGGGCGCGGCGCGCTGA
- a CDS encoding aminoglycoside adenylyltransferase domain-containing protein: MTTRVPLTESAYLDAVVRHLSAILGTELVGVYPTGSLALAGYTPGRSDLDVIAVVEHPPPRPVLATIAARLAHDELPCPATGLEFVLYPRAAVNDGGVAAGYLLDLNTGRELPPKVSFDPADGPGFWYAIDRSISWQSGWALAGPDPRAVLRPAPFAVLLPVVVESMEAHLADPAAHGDNSVLNGCRALRFAAQQRWYAKPAAARWARTAAPAFAGLIDAAVASHAAGRAAGRAVPVAEVTAFLGYVLRQLRATST, encoded by the coding sequence ATGACAACCCGGGTCCCGCTCACCGAATCCGCCTACCTGGACGCGGTCGTGCGTCACCTGAGCGCCATCCTCGGTACGGAGTTGGTCGGGGTCTACCCCACCGGTTCCCTCGCGTTGGCCGGCTACACCCCGGGCCGAAGTGACCTCGACGTCATCGCCGTGGTCGAGCATCCACCGCCACGACCGGTGCTGGCGACGATCGCGGCCCGGCTCGCCCACGACGAGCTGCCCTGCCCGGCCACCGGCCTGGAGTTCGTGCTCTATCCGCGAGCAGCGGTCAACGACGGTGGTGTCGCCGCCGGCTATCTCCTCGATCTCAACACCGGCCGGGAGCTGCCGCCGAAGGTCAGCTTCGACCCGGCCGACGGGCCCGGTTTCTGGTACGCCATCGACCGGTCGATCTCCTGGCAGAGCGGGTGGGCACTCGCCGGTCCGGATCCTCGTGCCGTGCTGCGGCCGGCACCGTTCGCCGTACTGCTGCCGGTGGTGGTCGAGTCGATGGAGGCGCACCTGGCCGACCCGGCCGCGCACGGCGACAACTCCGTACTCAACGGGTGCCGGGCGTTGCGGTTCGCCGCGCAACAGCGGTGGTACGCCAAGCCGGCGGCGGCCCGGTGGGCCCGGACCGCCGCGCCGGCCTTCGCCGGTCTGATCGACGCGGCGGTCGCGAGCCACGCCGCCGGTCGGGCCGCCGGACGCGCGGTGCCGGTCGCCGAGGTGACCGCGTTCCTCGGGTACGTCCTGCGTCAGCTCCGCGCCACGTCTACGTGA